One Triticum dicoccoides isolate Atlit2015 ecotype Zavitan chromosome 5B, WEW_v2.0, whole genome shotgun sequence genomic window carries:
- the LOC119305398 gene encoding calcium-dependent protein kinase 25-like: MGQCCTNGAGQAAAADAAAEAEPPAPPKTPRGDNAPTNDGPAPAAAEAEPASPATKADPNAKPPAPVGEVLGRPMEDVRATYTIGDELGRGQFGVTYLCTHTETGEKLACKTIAKRKLSGAEDVEDVRREVEIMCHLSGQPNIVDLRGAYEDKHNVHLVMELCAGGELFDRIIAKGHYTERAAASLLRSVVGTVHTFHSMGVMHRDLKPENFLMLNRDESSPIKATDFGLSVFFKEGEVFKDIVGSAYYIAPEVLKRKYGHEADVWSMGVMLYIFLSGVPPFWAETENAIFTAILRGEVDFVSDPWPNISPGAKDLVRKMLQINPKDRLTAIQVLNHPWIKEDGDAPDTPLDNVVLDRMKQFVAMNQFKKAALRVIAGCLSEEEIKGLKEMFKSIDKDNSGTITLEELKNGLAKQGNKFSDNEIQQLMEAADADGNGLIDYEEFVTATVHMNRMDREEHLYTAFQYFDKDNSGYITKEELEQALQEQKLFDAEEFKDVIAEADSDNDGRIDYSEFVAMMRKGTGGAEPSNPKKRRDLVL; the protein is encoded by the exons ATGGGCCAATGCTGCACAAACGGAGCCGGGCAGGCTGCCGCTGCCGACGCGGCGGCCGAGGCAGAGCCGCCGGCGCCCCCAAAGACGCCGCGCGGGGACAACGCACCGACCAACGATGGCCCGGCTCCTGCCGCCGCCGAGGCCGAGCCCGCCTCTCCGGCAACCAAGGCGGACCCCAATGCCAAGCCGCCGGCCCCCGTGGGCGAGGTTCTCGGGCGACCCATGGAGGACGTGCGCGCGACGTACACCATCGGCGATGAGCTCGGGCGTGGCCAGTTCGGCGTGACCTACCTGTGCACCCACACGGAGACGGGGGAGAAGCTCGCGTGCAAGACGATCGCGAAGCGGAAGCTGTCGGGCGCGGAGGACGTGGAGGACGTCCGCCGCGAGGTGGAGATCATGTGCCACCTCTCCGGCCAGCCCAACATCGTGGACCTCCGCGGCGCCTACGAGGACAAGCACAACGTGCACCTGGTGATGGAGCTGTGCGCCGGCGGGGAGCTCTTCGACCGGATCATCGCCAAGGGGCACTACACggagcgcgccgccgcctcgctgctCCGGTCCGTGGTCGGGACCGTGCACACCTTCCACTCCATGGGGGTGATGCACCGGGACCTGAAGCCGGAGAACTTCCTGATGCTCAACAGGGACGAGTCGTCGCCCATCAAGGCCACCGACTTCGGCCTCTCCGTCTTCTTCAAGGAAGGCGAGGTGTTCAAGGACATCGTCGGCAGCGCCTACTACATCGCCCCGGAGGTGCTCAAGCGCAAGTACGGGCACGAGGCTGACGTCTGGAGCATGGGCGTCATGCTCTACATCTTCCTCTCCGGCGTCCCACCCTTCTGGGCGGAGACTGAGAACGCCATCTTCACCGCCATTCTGCGCGGGGAAGTCGACTTCGTCAGCGATCCGTGGCCCAACATCTCCCCCGGGGCCAAGGATCTTGTCAGGAAGATGCTCCAAATCAACCCCAAGGATAGGCTTACGGCCATCCAAGTCCTCA ACCACCCATGGATCAAGGAAGACGGAGACGCCCCCGACACGCCGCTCGACAACGTCGTTCTAGACAGGATGAAGCAGTTCGTGGCCATGAACCAGTTCAAGAAAGCCGCACTGAGA GTCATTGCCGGGTGCCTGTCAGAGGAGGAGATCAAGGGGCTCAAGGAGATGTTCAAGAGCATCGACAAGGACAACAGCGGCACCATCACCCTCGAAGAGCTCAAGAACGGGCTGGCCAAGCAGGGCAACAAGTTTTCGGACAATGAAATTCAGCAACTGATGGAAGCA GCCGATGCCGACGGCAATGGATTGATCGACTACGAGGAGTTCGTCACCGCGACGGTGCACATGAACAGAATGGACAGGGAAGAGCACCTCTACACCGCGTTCCAATACTTCGACAAGGACAACAGTGG GTACATCACAAAAGAAGAGCTGGAGCAAGCCTTACAAGAGCAGAAGTTGTTCGACGCCGAGGAATTCAAGGATGTCATTGCTGAAGCTGATTCCGACAAC GATGGGAGGATAGACTATTCGGAGTTCGTGGCGATGATGAGGAAAGGAACGGGCGGTGCGGAGCCATCGAACCCGAAGAAGAGGCGAGACCTAGTCCTATAG
- the LOC119308378 gene encoding dual specificity protein phosphatase 12-like, with protein MAATSRDAPVPPAMPDLVRDHLYFGDINDAIAALTASLPDGTYITHVLSVVSSASIFFTDYRPGLSLPTEEARRVVAGEDGAPSAVAPGRLMRVVERTGEGLRVTRMAVPLKDTEEENLLDHLEPCLDFIDEGRKAGNVLVHCFAGVSRSATITTAYLMRTEQKSLEEALESLKEINESVCPNDGFLDQLKLFEEMGFKVDTSSPLYRRFRLKLLGQSYKVGEKIGNHVFEDDPGVARQPNPTQESSGKEKTLKTAYRCKKCRRIVAAQDNVIGHTPGEGNSSFEWHDKRKGHTHNKEQDCSSLYVEPLKWMTPVEDGALEGKLSCIHCGARLGYFNWSGIQCNCGSWITPAFQISKSKVDVSTI; from the exons ATGGCCGCCACCTCCCGCGACGCCCCTGTCCCGCCCGCCATGCCGGACCTCGTCCGCGACCACCTCTACTTCGGCGACATCAACGACGCCATCGCGGCCCTCACCGCCTCCCTCCCGGACGGCACATACATCACCCACGTCCTGTCCGTCGTCAGCTCCGCCTCCATCTTCTTCACCGACTACCGCCCGGGCCTCTCCTTACCAACAGAGGAGGCCCGCCGCGTGGTCGCCGGGGAGGACGGAGCGCCCTCGGCGGTGGCCCCAGGGCGGCTGATGCGGGTGGTGGAAAGGACCGGGGAAGGGCTAAGGGTGACGCGGATGGCCGTGCCGCTCAAGGACACGGAGGAGGAGAACCTGCTCGACCACCTCGAGCCGTGCCTCGATTTTATCGACGAGGGGAGGAAGGCGGGCAACGTGCTCGTGCATTGCTTCGCGGGGGTCTCCAGGAG TGCTACCATCACCACAGCATATCTAATGAGAACAGAGCAGAAGTCTCTTGAAG AAGCACTAGAGTCCTTGAAGGAAATTAATGAGTCTGTTTGCCCAAACGATGGTTTCCTCGACCAG TTAAAATTGTTTGAAGAAATGGGTTTCAAGGTTGATACTTCAAGTCCTTTATACCGGCGCTTCCGCTTAAAATTGTTAG GTCAGTCCTACAAAGTTGGAGAGAAAATAGGGAACCATGTATTTGAAGACGATCCTGGAGTTGCTCGACAGCCTAATCCTACCCAGGAATCATCAGGCAAGGAGAAGACCCTTAAAACAGCATACCGCTGCAAGAAATGCAGGAGGATCGTTGCTGCACAGGACAATGTTATCGGCCACACTCCTGGTGAAGGCAACTCGAGCTTTGAGTGGCACGACAAGAGGAAAGGCCACACACACAACAAGGAACAAGATTGCTCTTCTCTGTATGTTGAGCCTCTAAAGTGGATGACTCCAG TAGAAGATGGTGCTTTGGAGGGGAAGCTGTCGTGCATCCACTGCGGGGCGCGCCTAGGGTACTTCAACTGGTCAGGGATCCAGTGCAACTGTGGCAGCTGGATCACCCCTGCCTTCCAAATTTCCAAGAGCAAAGTTGATGTAAGCACCATCTAG